The following proteins are co-located in the Tardibacter chloracetimidivorans genome:
- the secY gene encoding preprotein translocase subunit SecY has product MASAAEQLAANLSLSSFSKATELKKRIWFTLGALIIFRLLSYVPLPGIDPVAMSNLFQRTQGGVLDFFNMFSGGALERMSVIALGVMPYITASIVIQLATSLSPTLGALKKEGESGRKKLNQYTRYGTVFLCAFQGYGIAVGLEGWGAGQGASAVIDPGLVFRISCVTTLVGGTMFLMWLGEQITSRGIGNGISLIIMAGIVAHLPTAIISLFEQGRTGAMSPLIIIGIIVVALGLIAFICFMERAQRKILIQYPKRQTAQGMMQGDSSHLPLKINTAGVIPPIFASSLLLMPLTVAQFSGQRAAGESAWGDTMIAVTTALQHGSPLYMALYAFGIIFFCFFYTAVIFNPEETADNLKKYGGFIPGIRPGQRTAEYLDFVLTRITVVGAAYLTLICLLPEFLISRLAVPFYLGGTSLLIVVNVTIDTVTQIQSHLLAHQYEGLIKKARLRGGRR; this is encoded by the coding sequence ATGGCATCCGCAGCCGAACAACTGGCCGCCAACCTCAGCCTTTCGTCCTTTTCGAAGGCGACAGAACTCAAGAAGCGCATCTGGTTCACCCTTGGCGCGCTGATCATCTTCCGCCTGCTGTCCTATGTGCCGCTGCCGGGTATCGATCCGGTTGCGATGAGCAATCTTTTCCAGCGCACCCAGGGCGGCGTGCTGGACTTCTTCAACATGTTCTCCGGCGGCGCGCTGGAGCGTATGTCGGTGATCGCGCTTGGCGTGATGCCCTATATCACCGCCTCCATCGTCATTCAGCTTGCGACCTCGCTCAGCCCGACGCTGGGCGCGCTGAAGAAGGAAGGCGAGAGCGGCCGCAAGAAGCTCAATCAATATACGCGCTACGGCACCGTGTTCCTCTGCGCCTTCCAGGGCTATGGAATCGCCGTAGGGCTGGAGGGTTGGGGCGCGGGCCAGGGCGCGTCGGCCGTCATCGACCCGGGCCTGGTGTTCCGCATCTCGTGCGTGACGACGCTGGTCGGCGGCACCATGTTCCTGATGTGGCTTGGCGAGCAGATCACCAGCCGGGGTATCGGCAACGGCATTTCTCTGATCATCATGGCGGGTATCGTCGCGCATCTGCCGACGGCGATCATCAGCCTGTTCGAGCAGGGCCGCACCGGGGCGATGTCGCCGCTGATCATCATCGGAATCATCGTCGTCGCGCTGGGCCTCATCGCGTTCATCTGTTTCATGGAGCGCGCGCAGCGGAAGATCCTGATCCAATATCCCAAGCGCCAGACGGCCCAGGGCATGATGCAGGGCGACAGCTCGCACCTGCCGCTGAAGATCAACACCGCAGGCGTCATACCGCCGATCTTCGCCTCCTCGCTGCTGCTGATGCCGTTGACGGTGGCGCAATTCTCCGGCCAGCGCGCTGCGGGCGAAAGCGCCTGGGGCGACACGATGATCGCGGTGACCACCGCGCTTCAGCATGGCTCGCCGCTCTACATGGCGCTCTATGCGTTCGGCATCATCTTCTTCTGCTTCTTCTATACGGCGGTGATCTTCAATCCCGAGGAGACGGCCGACAATCTGAAGAAGTACGGCGGATTCATTCCTGGCATCCGGCCGGGCCAGCGCACGGCGGAATATCTCGATTTCGTCCTCACCCGCATCACGGTGGTGGGCGCCGCCTATCTGACGCTGATCTGCCTTCTTCCTGAGTTCCTGATTTCAAGGCTCGCGGTGCCATTCTATCTGGGCGGCACCAGCCTGCTGATCGTGGTGAACGTCACGATCGACACCGTTACCCAGATCCAGAGCCATCTGCTGGCGCACCAATATGAAGGGCTCATCAAGAAGGCCCGCTTGCGGGGAGGACGCCGTTGA
- a CDS encoding adenylate kinase has translation MNIILLGPPGAGKGTQATRLVAERGMVQLSTGDMLRAAVAAGTPVGNKAKAVMEAGQLVSDEIVIGILSDRLDQPDVAGGFILDGFPRTVAQAEALDSLLAAKGMKLDHVIELSVDEDALVDRITGRYSCAKCGEGYHDRYKLPKAPGVCDVCGSAEFKRRPDDNEETVRTRMAEYRAKTAPILPYYEARGLVARVDGMADIGDVNRSIERILDSGGRSA, from the coding sequence TTGAACATCATTCTTCTGGGGCCGCCTGGCGCGGGTAAGGGCACGCAGGCCACACGGCTGGTTGCCGAGCGCGGCATGGTGCAGCTCTCGACCGGCGACATGCTGCGCGCCGCCGTGGCTGCCGGGACTCCGGTCGGGAACAAGGCCAAGGCCGTGATGGAAGCCGGGCAGCTCGTGTCGGACGAGATCGTCATCGGCATATTGTCCGATCGGCTCGACCAGCCCGACGTGGCTGGCGGTTTCATTCTCGACGGGTTTCCGCGCACCGTGGCCCAGGCCGAGGCGCTCGATTCGCTGCTGGCGGCCAAGGGCATGAAGCTTGACCATGTGATCGAGCTTTCCGTCGACGAGGATGCGCTCGTCGATCGCATCACCGGCCGCTATTCCTGCGCCAAATGCGGGGAAGGCTATCACGACCGCTACAAATTGCCGAAGGCGCCCGGCGTCTGCGATGTGTGCGGATCGGCCGAGTTCAAGCGCAGGCCCGACGACAATGAGGAAACGGTCCGCACCCGAATGGCTGAATACAGGGCCAAGACGGCGCCGATCCTGCCTTATTACGAAGCGCGGGGTCTGGTTGCCAGGGTGGATGGCATGGCGGACATCGGCGATGTCAACCGGTCGATCGAAAGAATCCTCGATTCAGGTGGCCGGTCCGCTTGA
- the rpsM gene encoding 30S ribosomal protein S13, with the protein MARIAGVNIPTNKRVEIALTYIHGIGSTSAKSIVNQLGITTERRIQDLSDQEVLQIRELIDRDFTVEGDLRREVAMNIKRLMDLACYRGLRHRKGLPVRGQRTHTNARTRKGKAKPIAGKKK; encoded by the coding sequence GTGGCACGTATAGCGGGTGTGAACATCCCGACAAACAAGCGCGTCGAGATCGCCCTTACTTATATTCACGGCATTGGCTCGACATCGGCCAAGAGCATCGTGAACCAGCTTGGCATCACGACAGAGCGTCGCATCCAGGACCTGTCCGATCAGGAAGTGCTCCAGATCCGCGAATTGATCGACCGCGACTTCACCGTGGAGGGCGACCTTCGCCGCGAAGTTGCGATGAACATCAAGCGGCTCATGGACCTGGCCTGCTATCGCGGCCTTCGTCACCGCAAGGGCCTTCCCGTCCGCGGGCAGCGCACGCACACCAATGCGCGCACCCGCAAGGGCAAGGCCAAGCCGATTGCCGGCAAGAAGAAGTAA
- the rpsK gene encoding 30S ribosomal protein S11 → MAREPQRIRRRERKNITSGVAHVNATFNNTMITITDAQGNAISWSSAGTMGFKGSRKSTPYAAQMAAEDAGRKAQEHGVRTLEVEVKGPGSGRESALRALQAVGLAITAIRDVTPIPHNGVRPPKRRRV, encoded by the coding sequence ATGGCACGCGAACCTCAGCGCATTCGTCGCCGCGAGCGCAAGAACATCACCTCGGGCGTCGCGCACGTGAACGCCACGTTCAACAACACCATGATCACCATCACCGATGCGCAGGGCAACGCGATTTCCTGGTCTTCGGCGGGCACAATGGGTTTCAAGGGCAGCCGCAAGTCGACGCCCTATGCGGCGCAGATGGCCGCTGAAGACGCCGGTCGCAAGGCGCAGGAGCACGGCGTCCGCACGCTGGAAGTCGAAGTGAAGGGGCCTGGTTCCGGACGTGAATCGGCACTTCGCGCGCTTCAGGCGGTTGGTCTTGCGATCACGGCGATCCGCGACGTCACGCCCATTCCGCACAACGGCGTCCGTCCGCCGAAGCGCCGGCGGGTCTGA
- a CDS encoding DNA-directed RNA polymerase subunit alpha — MAVNAKNWQELKKPNSLELKGGDGKRKATFIAEPLERGFGLTLGNALRRVLLSSLQGASITSIKIEGVLHEFSSLAGVREDVTDIVLNVKQVALRMESDFAKRLQLSATGPGEVTAGQIGATGDIEVMNPDLVICHLDDGATLNMELTAEVGKGYVPASSNRPADAPIGLIPVDALYSPVRQVAYKVENTRVGQELDYDKLTLTVETDGTVTPEDAVAYAARILQDQLQLFVNFEEPAQGASAPIGLAAAPAEAEAESGQINRYLLKKVDELELSVRSANCLKNDNIIYIGDLVQKTEAEMLRTPNFGRKSLNEIKEVLAGMGLRLGMDIPGWPPENIEELAKKLEQEY, encoded by the coding sequence GTGGCAGTAAACGCGAAGAACTGGCAGGAACTGAAGAAGCCCAACAGCCTTGAACTGAAGGGCGGCGACGGCAAGCGCAAGGCGACCTTCATCGCCGAGCCGCTGGAGCGTGGCTTTGGCCTGACGCTGGGCAACGCCTTGCGGCGCGTGCTTCTCTCCTCGCTTCAGGGCGCATCCATCACCTCGATCAAGATCGAGGGCGTGCTTCACGAATTTTCGTCGCTCGCCGGCGTCCGGGAGGATGTGACCGACATCGTCCTCAACGTGAAGCAGGTCGCGCTGCGCATGGAGAGCGATTTCGCCAAGCGGCTTCAGCTTTCGGCCACCGGGCCGGGCGAAGTAACGGCTGGCCAGATCGGCGCGACGGGCGACATCGAGGTGATGAACCCCGATCTCGTCATCTGCCATCTGGATGACGGCGCGACGCTGAACATGGAACTGACGGCAGAGGTCGGCAAGGGCTATGTCCCGGCGTCGTCCAACCGTCCGGCCGATGCGCCGATCGGTCTGATCCCGGTCGATGCGCTTTACTCGCCGGTCCGCCAGGTCGCCTACAAGGTGGAGAACACCCGCGTCGGCCAGGAACTGGATTACGACAAGCTGACGCTGACGGTGGAGACCGACGGCACGGTGACCCCGGAAGACGCGGTCGCCTATGCGGCGCGCATCCTTCAGGACCAGCTTCAGCTTTTCGTCAACTTCGAGGAACCGGCCCAGGGCGCTTCCGCTCCGATCGGCCTTGCGGCCGCTCCGGCCGAGGCGGAGGCCGAATCCGGCCAGATCAACCGCTATCTCCTCAAGAAGGTGGACGAGTTGGAACTGTCCGTCCGGTCGGCCAATTGCCTGAAGAACGACAACATCATCTACATCGGCGATCTGGTGCAGAAGACCGAGGCCGAGATGCTGCGCACGCCGAACTTCGGCCGCAAGTCGCTCAACGAGATCAAGGAAGTTCTCGCCGGCATGGGCCTGCGCCTGGGCATGGATATTCCGGGCTGGCCGCCCGAGAACATCGAGGAACTGGCCAAGAAGCTCGAGCAGGAATACTGA
- the rplQ gene encoding 50S ribosomal protein L17, whose product MRHRVGGRKLQRTSSHRTALFRNMAAALIKHEQITTTVAKAKELRPYTEKLVTLAKKGGLANRRLAMSRLMDDAQLVKLFDVLAPRYSDRPGGYLRIIKAGIRASDAAPMAIIEFVDRDLSAKGQDSGPVDNDADLEDAA is encoded by the coding sequence ATGCGCCATCGTGTCGGCGGACGTAAGCTTCAGCGCACCAGCAGCCATCGCACGGCACTGTTCCGCAATATGGCGGCCGCGCTCATCAAGCATGAGCAGATCACGACCACCGTCGCCAAGGCGAAGGAGCTTCGGCCCTATACCGAAAAGCTCGTGACGCTGGCGAAGAAGGGCGGCCTGGCCAATCGCCGGCTCGCCATGTCTCGGCTGATGGACGACGCCCAACTCGTGAAGCTGTTCGACGTGCTGGCCCCGCGCTATTCGGACCGTCCCGGCGGCTATCTGCGGATCATCAAGGCGGGCATCCGCGCATCGGACGCAGCGCCGATGGCGATCATCGAGTTCGTCGACCGCGATCTGTCGGCCAAGGGCCAGGACTCCGGCCCGGTCGATAATGACGCCGATCTGGAAGACGCGGCCTGA
- the guaA gene encoding glutamine-hydrolyzing GMP synthase codes for MTVQPQDCILIIDFGSQVTQLIARRVREAGVYCEIAPFGSAEAALDRLRPKGVILSGGPASVTLEESPRTPQRVFEAGVPVLGICYGQQTMAAQLGGRVSPSDHREFGRAFVEVVEHSALFDGVWQVGEKHQVWMSHGDRVDTLPDGFRIIAHSEGAPYAATADEARRFYGVQFHPEVVHTPDGARLIANFVRHVCGLAGDWTMAGFRDAKIAEIREQVGKSRVICGLSGGVDSAVAAVLIHEAIGDQLTCVFVDHGLMRLGEAEQVVSLFREHYGIPLVHVEAERLFLDGLKGLTDPEAKRKFIGKTFIDVFDEEARRIGGADFLAQGTLYPDVIESVSFTGGPSVTIKSHHNVGGLPERMKMALVEPLRELFKDEVRELGRELGLPEAFVGRHPFPGPGLAIRIPGEVTKERCDILRKADAVYLEEIRKAGLYDAIWQAFAVLLPVRTVGVMGDGRTYDSVCALRAVTSVDGMTADIYPFDAAFLSAVATRIVNEVKGINRVVYDYTSKPPGTIEWE; via the coding sequence ATGACCGTCCAGCCGCAGGACTGCATCCTGATCATCGATTTCGGAAGCCAGGTGACGCAGCTTATCGCGCGCCGCGTGCGGGAGGCCGGGGTCTATTGCGAGATCGCGCCCTTCGGCAGCGCCGAGGCGGCGCTCGACCGGCTGCGGCCCAAGGGCGTCATCCTTTCGGGCGGCCCGGCGTCGGTCACGCTTGAGGAAAGCCCGCGTACGCCGCAGCGGGTGTTCGAGGCGGGCGTCCCGGTGCTCGGCATCTGCTATGGCCAGCAGACCATGGCCGCGCAACTGGGCGGCCGGGTGTCGCCCTCCGATCATCGCGAGTTCGGCCGCGCGTTTGTCGAGGTCGTCGAACATTCGGCGCTGTTCGACGGCGTCTGGCAGGTGGGTGAAAAGCATCAGGTCTGGATGAGCCATGGCGACCGGGTGGATACGCTGCCCGATGGCTTTCGGATCATCGCCCATTCGGAAGGCGCGCCCTATGCCGCCACGGCTGACGAGGCCCGGCGCTTCTACGGCGTCCAGTTCCACCCCGAAGTGGTCCACACGCCGGATGGCGCGCGGCTGATCGCCAATTTCGTCCGCCATGTCTGCGGGCTTGCCGGTGACTGGACGATGGCCGGGTTCCGGGACGCAAAGATCGCCGAGATTCGCGAACAGGTCGGGAAATCGCGCGTCATCTGCGGCCTGTCCGGCGGCGTCGATTCGGCGGTCGCCGCCGTTCTCATCCATGAGGCGATCGGCGACCAGCTGACCTGTGTGTTCGTCGATCACGGGCTGATGCGGCTTGGCGAGGCAGAGCAGGTCGTCAGCCTCTTCCGCGAGCATTACGGCATCCCGCTTGTCCATGTGGAGGCGGAAAGGCTGTTCCTGGACGGGCTGAAGGGGCTCACCGATCCCGAGGCCAAGCGCAAGTTCATCGGCAAGACCTTCATCGACGTGTTCGACGAGGAAGCGCGCCGGATCGGCGGGGCCGACTTCCTCGCCCAGGGCACGCTCTATCCGGATGTGATCGAAAGCGTGAGCTTCACCGGCGGCCCGTCGGTGACGATCAAGAGCCATCACAATGTCGGCGGCCTGCCGGAGCGGATGAAGATGGCGCTGGTGGAGCCGCTGCGCGAACTGTTCAAGGACGAGGTGCGCGAGCTTGGGCGGGAACTCGGCCTTCCGGAAGCCTTTGTCGGACGGCACCCGTTCCCGGGCCCCGGCCTCGCCATCCGTATTCCGGGTGAGGTGACCAAGGAGCGCTGCGACATATTGCGCAAGGCCGACGCCGTCTATCTGGAGGAAATCCGCAAGGCGGGACTTTACGACGCGATATGGCAGGCCTTTGCGGTGCTGCTGCCGGTGCGCACGGTGGGCGTGATGGGCGACGGGCGCACCTATGACAGCGTCTGCGCGCTTCGCGCCGTCACCTCGGTCGACGGGATGACCGCCGACATCTATCCGTTCGACGCCGCATTCCTCTCGGCCGTCGCGACGCGGATCGTGAACGAGGTGAAGGGCATCAACCGGGTGGTCTATGACTATACGTCAAAGCCGCCCGGCACGATCGAGTGGGAATGA
- a CDS encoding DUF1398 domain-containing protein: protein MDAERIAVARTCLDAAQDGSLSFPEIIGKLADAGFEGYAVDYRCNTQTCYLPEGDSITLDLPRSATAVAAVFDSGRVASLVRWAQEDGPDYSYAAFCDEAGKAGCAGYLVSFPGRRVVYYGRTAEIHVEVFPS from the coding sequence ATGGACGCAGAACGGATTGCTGTCGCCAGAACCTGCCTCGATGCCGCGCAGGACGGGAGCCTCAGCTTTCCCGAGATCATCGGCAAACTCGCCGATGCCGGCTTTGAAGGCTATGCCGTCGATTATCGCTGCAACACCCAGACCTGTTACCTGCCGGAAGGCGACAGCATCACGCTGGACCTGCCCCGATCGGCAACGGCAGTCGCAGCGGTGTTCGACAGCGGCAGGGTAGCATCACTCGTGCGCTGGGCGCAGGAAGACGGGCCAGATTACAGCTACGCCGCCTTTTGCGATGAGGCAGGAAAGGCGGGATGCGCGGGCTATCTCGTATCGTTCCCCGGACGCCGCGTCGTTTATTATGGCCGCACCGCCGAAATCCATGTCGAGGTTTTTCCGAGCTAG
- a CDS encoding fumarylacetoacetate hydrolase family protein — MKLVTFSVGSGLRVGLTDGEHVADLTARLSTHPRTMIELIERWDDVAGEVRAIGDRDHALADVRLHAPIPRPGKIYALGLNYRQHVAEMGRELPAHQTWFTKPGTAVNGPYDPVQRPKVSEQLDYEVELVVVIGKRCRHVPAEKAQEVIFGYCVGNDVSVRDWQTRTQQFVIGKSFDTHAPFGPWIETSDGVDAGDLDLRLLVNGEERQHSNTRDMIFDCAAQVADLSTAMTLEPGDVIFTGTPSGVAAGMRPPRWLKAGDRVRAEISGIGHIEALVVDEVAEIHAPE, encoded by the coding sequence ATGAAGCTGGTCACATTTTCGGTCGGAAGCGGATTGCGCGTCGGTCTCACCGATGGCGAACATGTCGCGGATTTGACGGCGCGCCTGTCGACACATCCCCGGACGATGATCGAGCTGATCGAGCGATGGGACGATGTGGCCGGGGAGGTGCGGGCCATCGGCGACCGCGACCATGCGCTGGCCGATGTGCGCCTTCATGCGCCGATCCCGCGCCCGGGCAAGATATACGCGCTGGGGCTCAACTATCGACAGCATGTGGCCGAGATGGGACGCGAGCTGCCCGCGCACCAGACCTGGTTCACCAAGCCGGGGACGGCGGTCAACGGACCATATGATCCGGTGCAGCGCCCGAAGGTGTCCGAGCAGCTCGATTATGAAGTGGAACTGGTCGTCGTCATCGGCAAGCGGTGCAGGCATGTCCCGGCGGAAAAGGCGCAGGAGGTGATATTCGGCTATTGCGTGGGCAATGACGTGTCGGTGCGAGACTGGCAGACGCGCACGCAACAGTTCGTGATCGGCAAGTCGTTCGACACCCATGCGCCGTTCGGTCCCTGGATCGAGACTTCCGATGGCGTGGACGCGGGCGATCTGGACCTGCGGCTGCTGGTGAACGGCGAGGAGCGGCAGCATTCCAACACCCGCGACATGATCTTCGACTGCGCGGCGCAGGTCGCCGACCTGAGCACGGCGATGACGCTGGAGCCGGGCGACGTGATCTTCACGGGGACGCCGAGCGGCGTGGCGGCAGGGATGCGGCCTCCGCGATGGCTGAAGGCGGGTGATCGCGTCCGCGCGGAAATCTCCGGCATCGGGCACATCGAAGCCCTTGTCGTGGACGAAGTCGCGGAGATCCATGCACCCGAATGA
- a CDS encoding TMEM165/GDT1 family protein has translation MDVLFASALVVALAEIGDKTMLLAVALAARFRKPWPIIAGILLATLANHAVAAWAGTMVAGLLDGTAFRIAVGLGFLAMAAWAMIPDKLDDSSDGGNRRFGAFLTTLVAFFIVEIGDKTQIATIGLGARYQSVALVTIGTTAGMLLANVPAVLLGDRITSVVPMKWVRLGAAASFAILGLWTVAVAVS, from the coding sequence ATGGACGTTCTCTTCGCATCCGCCCTTGTGGTGGCCCTGGCCGAAATTGGCGACAAGACGATGCTGCTGGCAGTGGCGCTGGCGGCCCGTTTTCGCAAGCCATGGCCGATCATCGCCGGGATATTGCTGGCCACGCTCGCCAATCATGCGGTGGCGGCCTGGGCCGGCACGATGGTGGCCGGGCTGCTGGACGGCACGGCGTTTCGCATAGCGGTTGGGCTCGGCTTTCTGGCCATGGCCGCCTGGGCGATGATCCCGGACAAGCTCGACGATTCTTCCGACGGCGGCAACCGGCGTTTCGGCGCGTTCCTCACCACGCTGGTGGCGTTCTTCATCGTGGAGATCGGTGACAAGACGCAGATCGCCACCATCGGTCTTGGAGCGCGCTACCAGTCGGTTGCGCTGGTCACGATCGGCACCACGGCGGGAATGTTGCTTGCAAACGTCCCTGCCGTTCTGCTGGGCGACCGGATCACCAGTGTCGTGCCGATGAAGTGGGTGCGGCTCGGCGCGGCGGCCAGCTTTGCGATTCTGGGCTTGTGGACCGTGGCCGTTGCCGTCAGTTGA
- a CDS encoding DNA-3-methyladenine glycosylase family protein, protein MKSRVMRLGLTSEELREGLDRVATIEPAVARALERVGYPEPRTSAPGYGTLLRTIVGQQVSVAAARSIWNKLEQAVGPGLPPDVLLSASDQRLREAGLSRQKISYARSLAGQIATGTLDLERLPEDDEQAVALLTGIKGIGRWSAEIYLLFAEGRPDIWPAGDLAVQVEIGRIMGLEARPSERQTRELAHAWKPYRGAMAILSWHHYKTKVL, encoded by the coding sequence ATGAAATCAAGGGTGATGCGCTTGGGACTGACTAGTGAAGAACTGCGTGAAGGGCTTGATCGCGTCGCGACAATCGAGCCTGCCGTCGCCCGAGCCCTGGAACGCGTCGGCTATCCGGAGCCACGGACGAGCGCGCCGGGCTATGGCACGCTGCTCCGAACCATTGTCGGCCAGCAGGTGAGCGTTGCGGCCGCCCGCTCCATCTGGAACAAGCTCGAACAGGCGGTTGGGCCCGGGCTGCCTCCGGACGTGCTGCTTTCGGCCTCCGACCAGCGCCTGCGCGAGGCCGGCCTGTCCCGCCAGAAGATAAGCTATGCAAGGAGCCTCGCCGGGCAGATCGCAACGGGCACGCTCGACCTGGAGCGCCTGCCGGAGGATGACGAACAGGCCGTCGCGCTCCTGACAGGGATAAAGGGCATCGGGCGCTGGTCGGCGGAAATCTATCTGCTGTTCGCCGAGGGCCGCCCCGACATTTGGCCGGCCGGAGATCTCGCGGTGCAGGTGGAAATCGGGCGAATCATGGGACTGGAAGCGCGGCCCAGCGAAAGACAGACCCGCGAACTCGCGCATGCATGGAAGCCATATCGCGGCGCGATGGCGATATTGAGCTGGCACCACTACAAAACCAAGGTGCTTTAG
- a CDS encoding 2Fe-2S iron-sulfur cluster-binding protein has product MAKLTVVTREGQESTIEAADGLSVMEVIRDAGFDELLALCGGCCSCATCHVFVDEAWADKLPPVGEDENDLLDSSSHRNANSRLSCQISMDAGLDGLRVTIAPED; this is encoded by the coding sequence ATGGCAAAGCTGACCGTGGTCACGCGCGAAGGTCAGGAATCGACGATCGAGGCGGCTGACGGCCTCTCGGTGATGGAGGTGATCCGCGACGCAGGCTTTGACGAATTGCTCGCGCTTTGCGGCGGCTGCTGCTCTTGCGCCACCTGCCATGTCTTTGTCGACGAGGCTTGGGCAGACAAGCTGCCGCCGGTGGGCGAGGACGAGAACGACCTGCTTGACAGCAGCTCCCACCGCAATGCGAATTCGCGGCTCTCCTGCCAGATTTCGATGGACGCGGGCCTGGACGGGCTTCGGGTCACCATCGCGCCGGAAGATTGA
- a CDS encoding sensor histidine kinase has translation MDLAELRTERFFEDKNRAFWILQATGWGAYFVVRALGGLANAMGLVFFVPTLISTTTGFSLTLLMAAVYRRVIKMPPMWVWTVSIALVALASAAFSVIEVWAHATFYKPGWRPEGVEFLGAILLDVAVLGAWTALYFGVNFYLMLSQQNERLMALSSQATEAQLTMLRYQLNPHFLFNTLNSISTLVLLKQTDRANAMLSRLASFLRYTLVGEPTAQVPVEKEVESLKLYLEIEKMRFESRLRPSFDIDPLAAKARVPSLLLQPLVENAIKYAVTPQEEGAEIAVEARVIGDRLVLKVSDTGPGLNDAAPRPTSSTGVGLANTRDRLAQAYGPDHRFELKTNASGGTDVVIDIPFQRELAKEPTA, from the coding sequence ATGGATCTGGCGGAACTTCGCACTGAAAGATTTTTCGAGGACAAGAACCGGGCGTTCTGGATCCTGCAGGCGACAGGCTGGGGCGCCTATTTCGTGGTCCGTGCGCTCGGCGGGCTCGCCAATGCGATGGGGCTGGTCTTCTTCGTTCCCACGCTGATTTCGACCACAACCGGCTTTTCGCTCACGCTGTTGATGGCGGCCGTCTACCGGCGGGTCATCAAGATGCCGCCCATGTGGGTGTGGACGGTCTCCATCGCGCTGGTCGCGCTCGCGTCGGCCGCATTCTCGGTGATCGAGGTGTGGGCGCATGCCACCTTCTACAAGCCGGGCTGGCGGCCGGAAGGGGTCGAGTTTCTTGGGGCCATCCTTCTGGACGTCGCGGTGCTGGGGGCGTGGACGGCGCTCTATTTCGGCGTCAACTTCTATCTGATGCTGTCGCAGCAGAACGAGCGGCTGATGGCGCTTTCCAGCCAGGCGACCGAGGCGCAGCTCACCATGCTGCGCTATCAGCTCAATCCCCATTTCCTCTTCAACACGCTGAACTCCATCTCCACGCTGGTGCTGCTGAAGCAGACCGACCGGGCCAACGCCATGCTGTCCCGCCTCGCCTCGTTCCTCAGATATACGCTGGTTGGCGAGCCGACCGCGCAGGTGCCGGTGGAGAAGGAGGTCGAAAGCCTGAAGCTCTATCTCGAAATCGAAAAGATGCGGTTCGAGAGCCGGCTCCGCCCGAGCTTCGACATTGATCCGCTCGCCGCCAAAGCGCGCGTCCCGTCATTGCTCTTGCAGCCGCTCGTGGAGAATGCGATCAAATACGCGGTCACGCCGCAGGAGGAAGGGGCGGAGATCGCGGTTGAAGCGCGGGTCATCGGTGACAGGCTGGTGCTGAAGGTGTCGGATACCGGTCCGGGGTTGAACGACGCCGCGCCACGTCCCACTTCTTCGACGGGCGTCGGTTTGGCGAACACACGGGACCGTCTGGCGCAAGCTTATGGACCCGATCACAGGTTCGAACTCAAGACGAACGCTTCAGGGGGCACAGACGTTGTTATTGACATTCCATTCCAGCGGGAGCTGGCAAAGGAGCCCACTGCATGA